In one window of Caenimonas aquaedulcis DNA:
- a CDS encoding glycine betaine ABC transporter substrate-binding protein, producing MNRAFWLAALLLCTLPAFAADHLRIGSKRFTESYILAQVLAQAAAPHLQQPPEVKQGLGNTAIVYEALRSGNIDLYPEYAGTIALEILKSDKPMTLDAMNRALAPLGFGAAIPLGFNDGYAIAVRGDDAQRAGIRTLSDLAKHPELKLGLSNEFIGRADGWPGLAGKYGLPHKPIGLDHGLAYDAIANKQIDAMDIYTTDAKIGHLKLAVLKDDANYFPRYDALVLYRLDVPGKFPQAWAALTKLEGSIDENAMIAMNARAELQGAAFDVIARDHLAGSKPAADAKSRNFAAKLFGPDLGRLAAQHLGLVAVSVGIAALIAIPLALLAFPHPRSRAVLLGATGLLQTVPSLALLAILIWLVGAIGLVPAVIALTLYALLPIMRNTVTGLTEVSPGLRDAASALGMTQGQRLRLVELPLAWPTILAGIRIATTIAIGTATIAAFVGAGGFGERIVTGLAINDSDLLLAGALPAAALALASELLFELAAQLFARRGSTP from the coding sequence ATGAACCGCGCCTTCTGGCTGGCCGCCCTGCTCCTGTGCACTCTGCCTGCATTCGCGGCCGACCACCTGCGCATCGGCTCCAAGCGCTTCACCGAGTCGTACATCCTCGCGCAGGTGCTGGCGCAGGCCGCCGCCCCGCATCTGCAGCAGCCCCCCGAGGTCAAACAGGGACTCGGCAACACCGCCATCGTCTACGAGGCGCTGCGCTCCGGCAACATCGATCTCTACCCGGAGTACGCCGGCACCATCGCGCTCGAAATCCTCAAGAGCGACAAGCCGATGACGCTCGACGCGATGAACCGCGCTCTCGCGCCGCTGGGCTTCGGCGCGGCCATCCCCCTGGGCTTCAACGACGGTTACGCGATCGCCGTTCGCGGTGACGACGCGCAGCGCGCGGGCATCCGCACGCTCAGCGACCTCGCGAAGCACCCCGAGCTCAAGCTCGGCCTGTCCAACGAATTCATCGGGCGCGCCGACGGCTGGCCCGGGCTTGCCGGGAAGTACGGCCTGCCGCACAAGCCCATCGGCCTGGACCACGGCCTGGCCTACGACGCGATCGCGAACAAGCAGATCGACGCGATGGACATCTACACCACCGACGCGAAGATCGGCCACCTGAAGCTCGCGGTGCTCAAGGACGACGCGAACTACTTCCCGCGTTACGACGCGCTGGTGCTGTACCGGCTCGATGTGCCTGGGAAATTCCCGCAGGCATGGGCGGCGCTGACGAAGCTCGAAGGCAGCATCGACGAGAACGCCATGATCGCGATGAATGCGCGCGCCGAGTTGCAGGGCGCCGCCTTCGACGTGATCGCACGCGACCACCTCGCGGGCAGCAAGCCGGCGGCGGACGCGAAGTCGCGCAATTTCGCGGCCAAGTTGTTCGGGCCCGATCTCGGGCGGCTCGCGGCGCAGCACCTCGGGCTCGTCGCGGTGTCGGTCGGCATCGCCGCCCTGATCGCCATCCCCCTCGCGCTGCTGGCTTTCCCGCATCCAAGGTCGCGCGCGGTGCTGCTCGGCGCGACGGGCCTGCTGCAGACGGTGCCCTCGCTCGCGCTGCTCGCGATCCTGATCTGGCTGGTCGGCGCCATCGGGCTCGTGCCTGCCGTGATCGCGCTCACGCTCTACGCCCTGCTGCCCATCATGCGCAACACCGTCACCGGTCTCACGGAAGTGTCACCCGGCTTGCGCGACGCAGCGTCGGCCCTGGGCATGACGCAGGGCCAGCGCCTGCGCCTCGTCGAATTGCCGCTCGCATGGCCGACGATCCTCGCGGGCATCCGCATCGCGACGACGATCGCGATCGGCACCGCGACCATCGCGGCCTTCGTCGGCGCGGGCGGTTTCGGCGAACGCATCGTCACCGGGCTGGCCATCAACGACAGCGACCTGCTGCTCGCCGGTGCGTTGCCCGCCGCCGCGCTCGCGCTGGCGAGCGAACTTCTTTTCGAATTGGCCGCGCAGCTGTTCGCGCGGCGAGGAAGCACACCATGA
- a CDS encoding M20 family metallopeptidase, whose protein sequence is MTRSDAIADSQRQFDSGAFRDMLARRIAVPTESQNPERAGALASYLQQEIQPAFDAMGFTCSTLTHPKARAPFLFAERIENPALPTVFGYGHGDVIRGLEPEWREGLSPWTLTERDGRWYGRGIADNKGQHTVNMQSLANVFKARGKLGFNAKYLIEMGEETGSPGLRELCEEHKALFDADLLIASDGPRLRAERPTIFLGSRGALNFDLTIESRKGAHHSGNWGGLISNPGIQLAHAIASITSPTGQIRIPEWVPTELPAAVRRALADCEVDGGEDGPEIEPWWGEPGLSPAERVFGWCSFEVLSYKTGNPQTPVNAIPATAWARCQLRFVVGPDPAQFMPALRRHLDRHGFPMVKISATRDEMFAATRIDPDDPWVQWAAASIQKTTNKKPAVLPNLGGSLPNDIFTDVLGLKTVWVPHSYPGCSQHAPNEHLPPELLREALAVMTGLYWDLGEGGTPGRS, encoded by the coding sequence ATGACACGATCCGACGCCATCGCCGACTCGCAGCGGCAATTCGATTCCGGCGCCTTCCGCGACATGCTTGCGCGCCGCATCGCGGTGCCCACCGAAAGCCAGAACCCGGAGCGTGCGGGCGCCCTCGCTTCGTACCTGCAGCAGGAGATCCAGCCGGCGTTCGACGCGATGGGCTTCACCTGCAGCACCCTCACCCATCCGAAGGCGCGGGCGCCCTTCCTCTTCGCCGAGCGCATCGAGAACCCGGCGTTGCCCACCGTCTTCGGCTACGGCCACGGCGATGTGATCCGCGGGCTGGAGCCGGAGTGGCGCGAGGGCCTCTCGCCCTGGACGCTGACCGAGCGCGACGGCCGCTGGTACGGTCGCGGCATCGCGGACAACAAGGGCCAGCACACGGTGAACATGCAGTCGCTCGCCAACGTGTTCAAGGCGCGCGGCAAGCTGGGCTTCAACGCGAAGTACCTCATCGAAATGGGCGAGGAGACCGGCTCGCCCGGCCTGCGCGAGCTGTGCGAGGAACACAAGGCCCTCTTCGACGCCGACCTGCTGATCGCTTCCGACGGGCCGCGCCTACGCGCGGAGCGCCCCACGATCTTCCTGGGTTCCCGCGGCGCGCTCAATTTCGACCTGACCATCGAGTCGCGCAAGGGCGCGCACCACTCCGGCAACTGGGGCGGCCTCATCTCCAACCCGGGCATCCAGCTCGCGCACGCGATCGCGAGCATCACTTCGCCCACCGGCCAGATCCGCATCCCCGAGTGGGTGCCGACAGAGTTGCCCGCGGCCGTGCGCCGCGCACTCGCCGATTGCGAAGTGGACGGCGGCGAGGACGGCCCGGAGATCGAGCCGTGGTGGGGCGAACCGGGCCTGTCCCCCGCCGAGCGCGTGTTCGGCTGGTGCTCGTTCGAAGTGCTGTCGTACAAGACCGGTAATCCGCAGACGCCGGTGAACGCCATCCCCGCGACGGCGTGGGCGCGCTGCCAGCTGCGCTTCGTGGTCGGCCCGGACCCGGCGCAGTTCATGCCCGCGCTGCGCCGCCACCTCGACCGTCACGGCTTCCCGATGGTGAAGATCAGCGCGACGCGCGACGAGATGTTCGCCGCGACGCGCATCGACCCGGACGACCCGTGGGTGCAGTGGGCGGCGGCGTCGATCCAGAAGACCACGAACAAGAAACCGGCGGTGCTGCCGAACCTCGGCGGCTCGCTGCCGAACGACATCTTCACGGACGTGCTGGGCTTGAAGACGGTGTGGGTGCCGCACTCCTACCCGGGGTGTTCGCAGCATGCGCCCAACGAGCACCTGCCGCCGGAGTTGCTGCGCGAGGCGTTGGCGGTGATGACTGGGTTGTATTGGGATCTTGGGGAGGGTGGGACACCGGGGCGCTCTTGA
- a CDS encoding FadR/GntR family transcriptional regulator — MGSLSTARTAGNPGVRKRSRSLAHELVESIGARIRGRLLKPGEKLPTESEIMQAFGVSRTVVREALSRLQAAQLVETRHGIGTFVMEPRAGQGFGIDPADVATAVDVMAVLELRISLETESSGLAAQRRSDAQLAEMRAALDAFEASAGGAGDAISPDFRFHLAIANATGNRYFADIMSHLGAGVIPRARINSPRIAQEDLPQYLRRVNREHEEIYSAIARGDAESARAAMRIHLTNSRERLRLAQEAVQAGAVPKKRARGVVR; from the coding sequence ATGGGAAGCTTGTCAACGGCGCGAACTGCGGGGAATCCCGGGGTTCGCAAGCGCTCGCGCAGCCTCGCGCACGAGCTCGTGGAGAGCATCGGCGCGCGCATCCGCGGCCGGCTGCTGAAGCCGGGCGAGAAGCTGCCGACCGAATCGGAAATCATGCAGGCCTTCGGCGTGAGCCGGACGGTGGTGCGCGAGGCGCTGTCGCGCCTCCAGGCGGCGCAGCTCGTCGAGACGCGCCACGGCATCGGCACCTTCGTGATGGAGCCGCGCGCGGGCCAGGGCTTCGGCATCGACCCGGCGGACGTCGCGACGGCGGTCGACGTGATGGCGGTGCTGGAGCTTCGCATCAGCCTCGAAACGGAATCGTCGGGGCTCGCGGCACAGCGCAGGAGCGATGCGCAGCTCGCGGAAATGCGCGCCGCGCTGGATGCATTCGAGGCCAGCGCGGGCGGGGCGGGAGACGCGATCTCCCCCGACTTCCGCTTCCACCTCGCGATCGCGAATGCGACAGGCAATCGCTATTTCGCGGACATCATGAGCCACCTGGGCGCCGGCGTGATCCCGCGGGCGCGGATCAATTCACCCCGCATTGCACAGGAGGACCTGCCCCAGTACCTGCGCCGCGTGAACCGCGAGCACGAGGAGATCTATTCCGCCATCGCGCGCGGCGACGCCGAGTCCGCCCGCGCCGCAATGCGCATCCACCTCACGAACAGCCGCGAGCGCCTGCGCCTGGCGCAGGAGGCGGTGCAGGCGGGGGCCGTGCCGAAAAAGCGAGCGAGGGGGGTTGTACGATGA
- a CDS encoding NAD-dependent epimerase/dehydratase family protein has product MSESTRLQRLLLTGAAGGLGQMLRQSLKPYAKLMRLSDRAPMAPAGDAEEVIPCELSDKEAVDRLIEGCDAIVHLGGVSVERPFEEVLEANIKGVFHIYEGARRHGVKRVVFASSNHVIGFHPQGKLLDADCAKRPDGYYGLSKAYGEDLSRFYFDRYGIETACLRIGSSFPEPKDRRMLITWLSYRDLTELVRCCLFAPALGHTIVYGASDNRDKWWDNSKAAHLGFKPQDNTEAFRARVGALPPLDPADPAAHYQGGGFVKLGPFETL; this is encoded by the coding sequence ATGAGCGAATCCACGCGACTGCAGCGCCTGCTCCTCACCGGGGCCGCGGGCGGACTCGGCCAGATGTTGCGGCAAAGCCTCAAGCCCTACGCGAAGCTGATGCGCCTGTCCGATCGCGCGCCGATGGCCCCCGCGGGGGATGCCGAGGAAGTCATCCCCTGCGAGTTGTCGGACAAGGAAGCGGTGGACCGTCTCATAGAAGGCTGCGACGCGATCGTCCACCTCGGCGGCGTGTCGGTGGAGCGGCCCTTCGAGGAAGTGCTGGAGGCCAACATCAAGGGCGTCTTCCACATCTACGAAGGCGCGCGTCGCCACGGCGTGAAGCGCGTCGTGTTCGCGAGCTCCAACCACGTCATCGGTTTCCATCCGCAGGGCAAGCTGCTCGACGCGGATTGCGCGAAGCGTCCCGACGGCTACTACGGCCTGTCGAAGGCCTACGGCGAAGACCTCTCGCGCTTCTACTTCGACCGCTACGGCATCGAGACGGCCTGCCTGCGCATCGGCTCCTCCTTTCCCGAGCCGAAGGACAGGCGCATGCTCATCACCTGGCTCAGCTACCGGGACCTCACGGAGCTCGTGCGCTGCTGCCTCTTCGCGCCGGCGCTCGGCCACACCATCGTCTACGGCGCGTCCGACAACCGCGACAAGTGGTGGGACAACAGCAAGGCCGCGCACCTGGGCTTCAAGCCGCAGGACAACACCGAGGCCTTCCGCGCCAGGGTTGGAGCGCTGCCCCCCCTGGACCCGGCGGACCCGGCCGCGCATTACCAGGGCGGCGGCTTCGTGAAGCTCGGCCCCTTCGAGACGCTTTGA
- a CDS encoding SMP-30/gluconolactonase/LRE family protein, translating into MQAELVLDARNTVGESPVWIAAEQALYWSDIPARTLHRWRAATGAVTHWSAPEMIGCFARHGAGGWLCAMEDGVHHLHAGDSGELHGTLMAKVRHARPGMRFNDGRCDRQGRFRAGTMLIDMGAAQAVGVLHAFERDRCVPLIDGLIVPNGLAFSPDGRTMYLSDSHPTVQRIWAFDYDTTSGRPSNRRLFVDMTPLPGRPDGAAVDEDGCYWICGNDAGVVHRFTPQGKLDRSLELPVRKPAMCAFGGAQLDTLYVTSIRPPDAEATGQPLAGGVFALRPGVRGLPEPEYQP; encoded by the coding sequence ATGCAGGCCGAGCTCGTGCTCGATGCGCGCAACACCGTGGGGGAAAGCCCGGTGTGGATCGCGGCCGAGCAGGCGCTCTACTGGAGCGACATCCCGGCGCGCACGCTCCATCGCTGGCGGGCCGCGACCGGCGCGGTGACGCACTGGTCCGCCCCGGAGATGATCGGCTGCTTCGCGCGGCACGGCGCGGGCGGATGGCTGTGCGCGATGGAAGACGGGGTGCATCACCTGCACGCCGGCGACTCGGGCGAGTTGCACGGCACGCTCATGGCGAAGGTCCGGCATGCCCGCCCCGGCATGCGCTTCAACGACGGCCGTTGCGACAGGCAGGGCCGCTTTCGCGCGGGCACGATGCTGATAGACATGGGCGCGGCGCAGGCCGTGGGCGTGCTCCATGCCTTCGAGCGAGACCGATGCGTGCCGCTGATCGACGGCCTCATCGTTCCCAACGGCCTGGCCTTCAGCCCCGACGGCCGCACGATGTACCTGAGCGATTCGCATCCCACGGTGCAGCGCATCTGGGCTTTCGACTACGACACCACCAGCGGCCGGCCCTCCAACCGCCGCCTGTTCGTCGACATGACGCCCCTGCCCGGCCGCCCGGACGGCGCCGCGGTGGACGAGGACGGCTGCTACTGGATCTGCGGCAACGACGCGGGCGTGGTGCATCGCTTCACCCCGCAGGGAAAACTCGACCGCTCGCTCGAACTGCCTGTCAGGAAGCCCGCCATGTGCGCCTTCGGCGGCGCGCAGCTCGACACGCTGTACGTCACGTCGATCCGCCCGCCCGATGCGGAGGCCACCGGCCAGCCGCTCGCGGGCGGCGTCTTCGCGCTGCGCCCGGGCGTGCGCGGCTTGCCCGAACCCGAATACCAACCCTGA
- a CDS encoding TRAP transporter substrate-binding protein, which produces MTPANIFKPTLAAALCAFAFAAQATEFRSSDIHPDGYPTVDAVKFMGERLKALTNGKHSIKVFNNSALGNEKDTIEQTKIGALAMTRVNIAPMNNICAETQVPTMPFLFRSKEHMRHVLDGPIGEEILASCAPQGFIGLAYYDSGARSLYTAKKPVRTLADAKGMKIRVQQSDLWVALLEAMGANATPMPYGEVYTALKTGLVDGAENNWPSYESSRHFEVAKYYSVTEHSMAPEMLLFSKRTWDTLTPDDQKAIRQAAKESVPFMRKLWDEREEKSLAVVKAGGAEIIQVDKASFQNAMKPVYDKFITDAKLKGLVKRIQDTK; this is translated from the coding sequence ATGACACCCGCAAACATCTTCAAGCCCACGCTGGCCGCCGCGCTGTGCGCCTTCGCCTTCGCGGCGCAGGCCACCGAATTCCGCTCTTCGGACATCCACCCCGACGGCTATCCAACGGTGGATGCCGTCAAGTTCATGGGCGAGCGGCTCAAGGCGCTCACCAACGGCAAGCACTCGATCAAGGTGTTCAACAACAGCGCCCTGGGCAACGAGAAGGACACGATCGAGCAGACGAAGATCGGGGCCCTCGCGATGACGCGCGTGAACATCGCGCCGATGAACAACATCTGCGCGGAAACGCAGGTGCCGACCATGCCCTTCCTCTTCCGCAGCAAGGAGCACATGCGCCACGTGCTCGACGGCCCGATCGGCGAGGAGATCCTCGCGTCGTGCGCGCCGCAAGGCTTCATCGGCCTTGCCTACTACGACAGCGGCGCGCGCTCGCTCTACACCGCCAAGAAGCCGGTGCGCACGCTCGCCGACGCGAAGGGCATGAAGATCCGCGTGCAGCAGTCGGACTTGTGGGTGGCGCTGCTGGAAGCGATGGGCGCGAATGCGACGCCGATGCCTTACGGCGAGGTGTACACGGCGCTGAAGACGGGCCTCGTCGACGGCGCGGAGAACAACTGGCCGTCCTACGAAAGCTCGCGCCATTTCGAAGTGGCGAAGTACTACTCGGTGACCGAGCACTCGATGGCGCCGGAGATGCTGCTCTTTTCCAAGCGGACCTGGGACACGCTGACGCCGGACGACCAGAAGGCGATCCGCCAGGCGGCAAAGGAATCCGTGCCCTTCATGCGCAAGCTGTGGGACGAGCGCGAAGAGAAGTCCCTGGCCGTGGTGAAGGCCGGCGGCGCGGAGATCATCCAGGTGGACAAGGCCTCCTTCCAGAACGCCATGAAGCCGGTGTACGACAAGTTCATCACCGACGCCAAGCTGAAGGGGCTCGTCAAGCGCATCCAGGACACCAAGTGA
- a CDS encoding TRAP transporter small permease, whose product MYTRICRKLARGCMWLGIAGIVGLICAVTWQVFGRYVLNSTPTWAESLALLLVLYVTMLGVAVGVRDSGHIGLESFLVLAPEGLRLKMEYLIHALILLFGAAMAYNCAFLAQSVWSYRLPTLWISEGWKYVPAAIAGVLIVMFSIEHLIALAQGREVEPAWS is encoded by the coding sequence CTGTACACGCGCATCTGCAGGAAGCTCGCGCGCGGCTGCATGTGGCTGGGCATCGCGGGCATCGTCGGCCTGATCTGCGCGGTGACCTGGCAGGTGTTCGGCCGCTACGTGCTCAACAGCACGCCGACCTGGGCCGAGAGCCTCGCCCTGCTGCTCGTGCTGTACGTGACCATGCTCGGCGTCGCGGTCGGCGTGCGCGACTCCGGGCATATCGGGCTCGAATCCTTCCTCGTGCTCGCGCCCGAGGGCCTGCGCCTGAAGATGGAGTACCTGATCCACGCGCTGATCCTGCTCTTCGGCGCCGCCATGGCCTACAACTGCGCGTTCCTCGCGCAGTCGGTCTGGAGCTACCGCCTGCCCACTCTGTGGATCTCAGAGGGCTGGAAGTACGTGCCCGCCGCCATCGCCGGCGTGCTCATCGTGATGTTTTCCATCGAACATTTGATCGCTCTGGCCCAGGGCCGCGAAGTGGAGCCTGCCTGGTCATGA
- a CDS encoding TRAP transporter large permease, producing the protein MTIPLLILAGSFFGLLMLGVPVAFSIGLSALATLLYEGLPLAVGFQQMTSGMNVFSFLAIPFFIFAGELMLYGGIADRIVDFAKSLIGHVRGGLGMSNVVACTLFGGVSGSPVADVSAMGAVMIPMMKKEGYHADYAVNVTTHAALVGALMPTSHNMIIYTLAAGGKVSIAALILAGLMPALILTLCNLAAAYLVAVHRGYPAGTFPGWSIVARSFASALPGLFVVALILVGILSGVFTATESAAIAVLYALALTVFLYRSLTREKFIKAASKAVKTTGVILLLIGISSTFGYLISLYGVAELTGKMLSTITTQPWLIFLLVNVILFVLGTFLDMAATILLCTPIFLPICQQYGMSSVQFGMVLLINCALGLNTPPVGTTQFVGCAIGGVSVGYVMRTIWPFYGALIAALLIVTYVPAFSLWLPSVVLGK; encoded by the coding sequence ATGACGATTCCCCTTTTGATCCTCGCGGGCAGCTTCTTCGGCCTGCTGATGCTGGGCGTGCCCGTCGCCTTCTCGATCGGCCTCTCGGCCCTCGCCACGCTGCTCTACGAAGGCCTGCCGCTCGCGGTGGGCTTCCAGCAGATGACCTCGGGGATGAACGTCTTCTCGTTCCTCGCCATCCCCTTCTTCATCTTCGCGGGCGAGTTGATGCTCTACGGCGGCATCGCGGACCGCATCGTCGATTTCGCCAAGAGCCTGATCGGCCACGTGCGCGGCGGCCTGGGCATGTCGAACGTCGTGGCCTGCACGCTCTTCGGCGGCGTGTCCGGCTCGCCGGTCGCGGACGTCTCGGCGATGGGCGCCGTGATGATCCCGATGATGAAAAAGGAGGGCTACCACGCGGACTACGCCGTCAACGTGACGACGCATGCGGCGCTCGTGGGCGCGCTCATGCCGACCAGCCACAACATGATCATCTACACGCTGGCCGCGGGCGGCAAGGTGTCGATCGCCGCGCTGATCCTCGCGGGGCTGATGCCGGCGCTGATCCTCACGCTGTGCAACCTGGCCGCGGCGTACCTGGTCGCGGTGCATCGCGGCTACCCGGCGGGCACGTTCCCGGGATGGTCCATCGTCGCGCGCTCCTTCGCCTCCGCGCTGCCGGGCCTCTTCGTCGTGGCGCTGATCCTCGTCGGCATCCTGAGCGGCGTGTTCACCGCGACGGAATCGGCCGCGATCGCGGTGCTCTACGCGCTGGCGCTCACGGTGTTCCTGTACCGCTCGCTCACCCGGGAGAAGTTCATCAAGGCCGCTTCGAAGGCGGTGAAGACCACCGGCGTGATCCTGCTGCTGATCGGCATCTCGTCGACCTTCGGCTATCTCATCAGCCTGTACGGCGTGGCGGAGCTCACGGGCAAGATGCTCTCGACCATCACCACGCAGCCCTGGCTGATCTTCCTGCTGGTGAACGTGATCCTCTTCGTGCTGGGCACCTTCCTGGACATGGCGGCGACCATCCTGCTGTGCACGCCGATCTTCCTGCCGATCTGCCAGCAGTACGGCATGAGCTCGGTGCAGTTCGGCATGGTGCTGCTGATCAACTGCGCGCTCGGCCTCAACACGCCGCCGGTGGGCACCACGCAGTTCGTCGGCTGCGCGATCGGCGGCGTGTCCGTGGGCTACGTGATGCGCACGATCTGGCCGTTCTACGGCGCGCTGATCGCGGCGCTGCTCATCGTCACCTACGTGCCCGCGTTCTCGCTGTGGCTGCCCTCCGTGGTCCTGGGCAAGTAG
- a CDS encoding 2-hydroxychromene-2-carboxylate isomerase, translating to MEASPVHFYFDFISPYGWLASMRIEEIAARHGRRVEWHAMLLGVAVMKVMGLKPLLDTPLKGDYVRRDVARHFRRLGFEPARAAGDPAMDPLPAARAFHWVKQRHPELAGAFARAVYDAYWRGGKDLSTAQALVSIALPDGIDASALRAAIGSDEARQLLRQAVEASLAAGIFGSPTVVVDGESFWGVDRLGDVDEWLGRGGW from the coding sequence ATGGAAGCATCGCCGGTTCACTTCTATTTCGACTTCATCTCGCCCTACGGCTGGCTCGCGTCGATGCGCATCGAGGAAATCGCGGCGCGCCACGGGCGCCGCGTCGAATGGCATGCGATGCTGCTCGGCGTCGCGGTGATGAAGGTGATGGGCCTGAAGCCCCTGCTCGACACACCGCTCAAGGGCGACTACGTGCGGCGCGACGTGGCGCGCCACTTCAGGCGCCTGGGCTTCGAGCCCGCGCGCGCGGCGGGCGATCCGGCGATGGATCCCCTGCCCGCGGCGCGCGCCTTCCACTGGGTCAAGCAACGACATCCCGAACTCGCAGGCGCATTCGCGCGGGCCGTGTACGACGCGTATTGGCGTGGCGGCAAGGACTTGTCGACGGCGCAGGCACTGGTGTCGATTGCATTGCCCGATGGCATCGATGCATCGGCGTTGCGGGCGGCCATCGGCAGCGACGAGGCAAGGCAGCTCTTGCGCCAGGCGGTGGAGGCGTCCCTGGCCGCAGGCATCTTCGGCTCACCGACGGTGGTCGTGGACGGCGAAAGCTTCTGGGGTGTCGATCGGCTTGGCGATGTGGACGAGTGGTTAGGGCGGGGTGGGTGGTAG
- the soxC gene encoding sulfite dehydrogenase, which yields MIPGRLRKAPENFLAPQGRRGFLRGALAAAASGMAVAGARAQVADGDPNILNLPTHSTGLGQPLAEGYGKPSQFEGNVQRRRSPGLTQTTQASVSFAPLQSMFGIVTPSGLHFERHHQGWWDVDPSKHRFMINGLVKSPKVFTMDELMRLPAVSRFHFIECGANTGMEWGNVAVPTCQYTHGMLSCSEFTGVPLVTLLEMAGADFSKGQFVLAEGADGSSMTRTIPMSMIRSGEVLVAYGQNGEMLRPENGYPLRLVVPGVQGVSWVKYLRRVEVGDQPYATKDETVHYVDLMPDGMHRQYTSIQECKSVVTTPSGGQMLLDRGFYSITGLAWSGRGKVRRVDVSVDGGRNWRAAKLETPVLSKCLTRFSCDWVWDGQPAIIQSRAVDETGYVQPNYRQLRAVRGKGSIYHNNAIQSWGVEANGEVKNVQVG from the coding sequence ATGATTCCCGGACGGCTGCGCAAGGCGCCTGAGAACTTCCTCGCTCCGCAAGGCAGGCGCGGGTTCCTGCGGGGCGCACTCGCCGCCGCTGCGAGCGGAATGGCCGTGGCGGGCGCACGGGCGCAAGTGGCCGACGGCGACCCCAACATCCTCAACCTCCCCACGCATTCCACCGGCCTCGGCCAGCCGCTGGCCGAAGGCTACGGCAAGCCATCGCAGTTCGAGGGCAACGTGCAGCGCCGCCGCAGCCCGGGCCTCACGCAGACGACGCAGGCCTCGGTCTCTTTCGCGCCGCTGCAGTCCATGTTCGGCATCGTGACGCCCAGCGGCCTGCATTTCGAGCGGCACCACCAGGGCTGGTGGGACGTCGATCCGTCGAAGCACCGCTTCATGATCAACGGGCTGGTGAAGTCGCCCAAGGTCTTCACGATGGACGAGCTCATGCGGCTGCCCGCCGTGTCGCGCTTCCACTTCATCGAGTGCGGCGCCAATACCGGCATGGAATGGGGCAACGTCGCGGTGCCCACTTGCCAGTACACCCACGGCATGCTGTCGTGCAGCGAATTCACGGGCGTGCCGCTCGTCACCCTGCTCGAGATGGCCGGCGCGGATTTCAGCAAGGGACAGTTCGTGCTCGCCGAAGGCGCCGACGGCTCGTCGATGACGCGCACCATCCCGATGAGCATGATCCGCTCCGGCGAGGTGCTCGTGGCTTACGGCCAGAACGGCGAAATGTTGCGCCCCGAGAACGGCTATCCGCTGCGTCTCGTCGTGCCCGGCGTGCAGGGCGTGAGCTGGGTCAAGTACCTGCGCCGCGTCGAAGTGGGCGACCAGCCCTATGCGACCAAGGACGAGACCGTCCACTACGTCGACCTCATGCCCGACGGCATGCACCGGCAGTACACGAGCATCCAGGAATGCAAGAGCGTCGTCACCACGCCTTCGGGCGGGCAGATGCTGCTGGACAGGGGCTTCTACAGCATCACCGGCCTCGCGTGGTCGGGGCGCGGCAAGGTCAGGCGCGTCGACGTGTCCGTCGACGGCGGGCGCAACTGGCGCGCGGCGAAGCTGGAAACGCCCGTGCTGAGCAAGTGCCTCACGCGCTTTTCCTGCGACTGGGTGTGGGACGGCCAGCCCGCCATCATCCAGAGCCGCGCGGTGGACGAGACGGGTTACGTGCAGCCGAACTACCGGCAGCTGCGCGCGGTGCGCGGCAAGGGCTCGATCTATCACAACAACGCGATCCAGTCGTGGGGCGTCGAGGCGAACGGCGAGGTGAAGAATGTCCAGGTGGGTTGA